The Molothrus ater isolate BHLD 08-10-18 breed brown headed cowbird chromosome 18, BPBGC_Mater_1.1, whole genome shotgun sequence genome window below encodes:
- the MN1 gene encoding transcriptional activator MN1 isoform X1 encodes MFGLEQFEPQNSGRSGGQAERGFGQPGLSMSAHFKAPAFPGGGPAPADPALGALGEPPLLGMNMSLAGDGYGFPGRGPAELHGGGMQPPVHGFFGGQQPHGGPGGAPHPHQHPPHFGGGFGPDPGASCVHGGRLLGYSGALGGQTAFADGYEHMAEGQSGEGFGQQRPGTLPDFQHHGAGAASHAVPAPCLPLDQSPNRAASFHGLPAAGSSEPHGLEPRRLPAQGGVDSLEYNYPGDGPAGHFELPVFSPSEPEGQLPHYGGGRQVPAGGSFAGAPALPRAPGMAVAKAHPPQQHGVFFERFGGARKMSASLEPGANARHPLMQQQQQPPPPPQAPQQPPGLLARQNSCPPAIPRQQQTEANAPNSNLQDNGPIMQNQHAQFEYPIHRLENRNMHPYTDPVFNMQHPPPQQPPNQRLQHFDAPYVSVAKRPRFDFPNTPGVERCASWGGGMHGPAMESHLSPTAYPGLPGEFTPPAPEAFGGPLPHGGPEHPALAQRQNAALVMKQMASRSQQRLRPPSLQQLGHHGEVGAPGSLPPPAFEREAGGGRSFDAPAPHLAPDSAWFAGPPPPGELLPRRLAAPGLPAEAAPHELGLQPGGPAVLFRPGASGLGLQEPLRMAGEGPAQALPSPGVHPPFTPTMGGLSQLQSPGSGVALPSAPAERRGPADFAAQPGFPFGAAARQPAAHGAAPALSASPGAYPPPPPEFPPPAPPRPAASKLGALSLGSFSKAASKDNVFGQSCLAALSTACQNMIASLGAPNLNVTFNKKSPAEAKRKLSQAEPDPPPAAPDYFPAGPPVGGGGTGKAAGAAPLLPAESSLSPGYALEPVAGGEGKAGGGRGRGRRKRDSGHVSPGTFFEKFSAAEGGGAGVSPGQPAVPVAAGAPPGAAGAERGGGTPHDKPLTSPSWGKGSELLLAEQPDLMSSLDSGIQSVTKSDGSSPHVDFPDEVSTSYGNEDEVSSSSDNATSKPTRSPLLGGSPKLPRGEHALLNGQKPLALGLLSTSTSTPDSYGLSTTAGAHPGTPSMEQVRTPTSTSAQDEIHPLEILQAQIQLQRQQFSISEDQPLGLKSKKGECAGQNGDSDLGSCCSEGVKGTMSTIDLDSLMAEHNSTWYLPGEKALMEGQEEDKPMAPWEKPKPPNPSKEAHDLPPSKTSAAAAQTGAHLQCLSVHCTDDVGEAKGRTAVPTWRSLHSDISNRFGTFVAALT; translated from the coding sequence ATGTTCGGGCTGGAGCAGTTCGAGCCGCAGAACAGCGGCCGGAGCGGCGGGCAGGCGGAGCGGGGCTTCGGCCAGCCCGGACTGAGCATGAGCGCGCACTTCAAGGCGCCGGCCTTCCCCGGCGGCGGCCCAGCACCGGCGGACCCGGCCCTGGGAGCGCTGGGCGAGCCGCCCCTCCTGGGCATGAACATGAGCCTGGCCGGGGACGGCTACGGCTTCCcgggccgcggccccgccgagcTGCACGGCGGCGGCATGCAGCCGCCCGTGCACGGCTTCTTCGGCGGACAGCAGCCGCacggcggccccggcggcgccCCCCACCCGCACCAGCACCCCCCGCACTTCGGCGGCGGCTTCGGGCCCGACCCCGGCGCCTCCTGCGTGCACGGCGGGCGCCTTCTGGGCTACAGCGGTGCGCTGGGCGGGCAGACGGCGTTCGCCGACGGCTACGAGCACATGGCCGAGGGCCAGAGCGGCGAGGGCTTCGGGCAGCAGCGCCCCGGGACCTTGCCCGATTTCCAGCACCACGGCGCCGGCGCCGCCAGCCACGCCGTGCCGGCGCCCTGCCTGCCCCTCGACCAGTCCCCCAACCGCGCTGCCTCCTTCCACGGGCTGCCGGCGGCCGGCTCCTCCGAGCCCCACGGCCTGGAGCCGCGGCGGCTGCCGGCGCAGGGCGGCGTGGACTCGCTGGAATACAATTACCCTGGCGACGGCCCTGCCGGCCACTTCGAGCTGCCCGTCTTCTCCCCGTCGGAGCCTGAGGGGCAGCTGCCGCACTACGGCGGCGGGCGGCAGGTGCCGGCGGGCGGCAGCTTCGCGGGGGCGCCCGCCCTGCCCCGGGCGCCGGGCATGGCCGTGGCCAAGGCGCACCCGCCGCAGCAGCACGGCGTCTTCTTCGAGCGCTTCGGGGGGGCGCGGAAGATGTCGGCCAGTCTGGAGCCGGGGGCCAACGCCAGGCACCCgctgatgcagcagcagcagcagccgccaCCACCACCGCAAGCACCGCAGCAGCCGCCGGGCTTGCTGGCCAGACAGAACTCCTGCCCGCCAGCCATCCCTAGGCAACAGCAAACAGAAGCCAACGCTCCCAACTCCAACCTGCAGGACAATGGGCCCATAATGCAGAACCAGCATGCACAGTTTGAATACCCTATTCACAGACTGGAGAACAGGAATATGCATCCCTACACCGACCCCGTGTTTAATATGCAGCACCCTCCTCCGCAACAGCCACCAAATCAAAGACTGCAGCACTTCGATGCCCCCTACGTGAGCGTCGCCAAGAGGCCGCGGTTTGACTTCCCCAACACTCCTGGCGTCGAGCGCTGTGCCTCCTGGGGCGGCGGCATGCACGGCCCGGCCATGGAGAGTCACCTTTCCCCGACGGCCTACCCTGGCCTGCCGGGCGAGTTCACCCCGCCGGCACCTGAGGCCTTTGGGGGCCCGTTGCCACACGGCGGCCCTGAGCACCCGGCACTGGCGCAGCGCCAGAACGCGGCCCTGGTGATGAAGCAGATGGCCTCGCGAAGCCAGCAGCGCCTGCGGCCGCCcagtctgcagcagctggggcaccATGGTGAGGTGGGCGCACCCGGCAGCCTGCCCCCGCCAGCCTTCGAGCGGGAGGCTGGTGGCGGCCGCAGCTTCGATGCGCCGGCGCCGCACCTGGCCCCCGACAGCGCCTGGTTCGCAGGGCCACCGCCGCCCGGGGAGCTGCTGCCGAGGCGCTTGGCAGCGCCCGGGCTACCAGCCGAGGCAGCCCCCCACGAGCTGGGCCTGCAGCCGGGTGGCCCTGCCGTGCTCTTCCGGCCGGGTGCCagtgggctggggctgcaggagcccttgCGGATGGCAGGCGAGGGGCCAGCGCAGGCCCTGCCGTCGCCCGGCGTCCATCCGCCCTTCACACCCACGATGGGTGGCCTCTCGCAGCTGCAGTCGCCAGGCAGCGGCGTGGCACTGCCCAGCGCCCCTGCTGAGCGCCGTGGCCCCGCCGACTTCGCCGCTCAGCCTGGCTTCCCCTTTGGGGCGGCAGCGCGGCAGCCGGCGGCCCACGGGGCTGCACCTGCCCTCAGCGCCTCGCCAGGTGCTTACCCACCGCCCCCGCCCGAGTTTCCCCCGCCAGCCCCACCGCGGCCCGCTGCCAGCAAGCTGGGTGCCCTCTCGCTGGGCTCCTTCAGCAAGGCGGCCAGCAAGGACAATGTCTTcgggcagagctgcctggctgccctctcCACTGCCTGCCAAAACATGATCGCGAGTCTGGGCGCTCCCAACCTCAACGTCACCTTCAACAAGAAGAGCCCGGCCGAGGCCAAGCGCAAGCTCAGCCAGGCCGAGCCTGACCCGCCACCTGCTGCCCCGGACTACTTCCCAGCAGGCCCGCCAGTAGGTGGGGGTGGCACGGGCAAAGCAGCGGGCGCTGCCCCGCTGTTGCCTGCGGAGAGCAGCCTCTCGCCCGGCTACGCGCTGGAGCCGGTGGCCGGTGGCGAGGGGAAGGCGGGTGGCGGGCGGGGTCGGGGTCGCCGGAAACGGGACAGTGGGCACGTCAGCCCCGGCACGTTTTTTGAGAAGTTCTCAGCTGCCGAGGGCGGGGGAGCCGGtgtgagcccagggcagccgGCAGTGCCGGTGGCGGCGGGGGCCccgccgggggctgcgggcgctgAGCGCGGCGGAGGCACCCCTCATGACAAGCCCCTGACCTCACCATCCTGGGGCAAGGGCAGCGAACTGTTGCTGGCGGAGCAGCCCGACCTGATGTCCTCCCTGGACAGCGGCATCCAGAGCGTGACCAAGTCGGACGGCAGCTCCCCGCACGTGGACTTTCCCGACGAGGTCAGCACCAGCTACGGCAACGAGGACGAGGTGTCCTCCAGCTCCGACAACGCCACCTCCAAGCCCACCCGTAGCCCGCTGCTGGGTGGTTCGCCCAAGCTGCCCCGTGGGGAGCACGCACTTCTCAACGGACAGAAGCCCCTGGCCCTTGGCCTTCTCAGTACATCTACCTCGACCCCCGACAGCTATGGGCTCAGCACCACGGCGGGCGCTCACCCTGGCACGCCAAGCATGGAGCAGGTGCGGACCCCCACGAGCACCTCGGCCCAGGATGAGATCCACCCCCTGGAGATCCTGCAGGCACAGATCCAGCTCCAGCGGCAGCAGTTCAGCATCTCGGAAGACCAGCCCTTGGGGTTGAAGAGCAAGAAGGGGGAGTGTGCGGGGCAGAATGGGGACAGTgacctgggcagctgctgctcggAGGGTGTCAAGGGCACCATGAGCACCATCGACCTGGACTCCCTGATGGCAGAGCACAACTCCACCTGGTACCTGCCTGGAGAGAAGGCCctgatggagggacaggaggaggacAAGCCCATGGCGCCCTGGGAGAAGCCCAAGCCCCCGAACCCCAGCAAAGAAG
- the MN1 gene encoding transcriptional activator MN1 isoform X2 yields MFGLEQFEPQNSGRSGGQAERGFGQPGLSMSAHFKAPAFPGGGPAPADPALGALGEPPLLGMNMSLAGDGYGFPGRGPAELHGGGMQPPVHGFFGGQQPHGGPGGAPHPHQHPPHFGGGFGPDPGASCVHGGRLLGYSGALGGQTAFADGYEHMAEGQSGEGFGQQRPGTLPDFQHHGAGAASHAVPAPCLPLDQSPNRAASFHGLPAAGSSEPHGLEPRRLPAQGGVDSLEYNYPGDGPAGHFELPVFSPSEPEGQLPHYGGGRQVPAGGSFAGAPALPRAPGMAVAKAHPPQQHGVFFERFGGARKMSASLEPGANARHPLMQQQQQPPPPPQAPQQPPGLLARQNSCPPAIPRQQQTEANAPNSNLQDNGPIMQNQHAQFEYPIHRLENRNMHPYTDPVFNMQHPPPQQPPNQRLQHFDAPYVSVAKRPRFDFPNTPGVERCASWGGGMHGPAMESHLSPTAYPGLPGEFTPPAPEAFGGPLPHGGPEHPALAQRQNAALVMKQMASRSQQRLRPPSLQQLGHHGEVGAPGSLPPPAFEREAGGGRSFDAPAPHLAPDSAWFAGPPPPGELLPRRLAAPGLPAEAAPHELGLQPGGPAVLFRPGASGLGLQEPLRMAGEGPAQALPSPGVHPPFTPTMGGLSQLQSPGSGVALPSAPAERRGPADFAAQPGFPFGAAARQPAAHGAAPALSASPGAYPPPPPEFPPPAPPRPAASKLGALSLGSFSKAASKDNVFGQSCLAALSTACQNMIASLGAPNLNVTFNKKSPAEAKRKLSQAEPDPPPAAPDYFPAGPPVGGGGTGKAAGAAPLLPAESSLSPGYALEPVAGGEGKAGGGRGRGRRKRDSGHVSPGTFFEKFSAAEGGGAGVSPGQPAVPVAAGAPPGAAGAERGGGTPHDKPLTSPSWGKGSELLLAEQPDLMSSLDSGIQSVTKSDGSSPHVDFPDEVSTSYGNEDEVSSSSDNATSKPTRSPLLGGSPKLPRGEHALLNGQKPLALGLLSTSTSTPDSYGLSTTAGAHPGTPSMEQVRTPTSTSAQDEIHPLEILQAQIQLQRQQFSISEDQPLGLKSKKGECAGQNGDSDLGSCCSEGVKGTMSTIDLDSLMAEHNSTWYLPGEKALMEGQEEDKPMAPWEKPKPPNPSKEDGDSHSNGAPTQHHAGLAADCLLDAKNHLPLPGWALSYSELLPWAGSVAAALTCT; encoded by the coding sequence ATGTTCGGGCTGGAGCAGTTCGAGCCGCAGAACAGCGGCCGGAGCGGCGGGCAGGCGGAGCGGGGCTTCGGCCAGCCCGGACTGAGCATGAGCGCGCACTTCAAGGCGCCGGCCTTCCCCGGCGGCGGCCCAGCACCGGCGGACCCGGCCCTGGGAGCGCTGGGCGAGCCGCCCCTCCTGGGCATGAACATGAGCCTGGCCGGGGACGGCTACGGCTTCCcgggccgcggccccgccgagcTGCACGGCGGCGGCATGCAGCCGCCCGTGCACGGCTTCTTCGGCGGACAGCAGCCGCacggcggccccggcggcgccCCCCACCCGCACCAGCACCCCCCGCACTTCGGCGGCGGCTTCGGGCCCGACCCCGGCGCCTCCTGCGTGCACGGCGGGCGCCTTCTGGGCTACAGCGGTGCGCTGGGCGGGCAGACGGCGTTCGCCGACGGCTACGAGCACATGGCCGAGGGCCAGAGCGGCGAGGGCTTCGGGCAGCAGCGCCCCGGGACCTTGCCCGATTTCCAGCACCACGGCGCCGGCGCCGCCAGCCACGCCGTGCCGGCGCCCTGCCTGCCCCTCGACCAGTCCCCCAACCGCGCTGCCTCCTTCCACGGGCTGCCGGCGGCCGGCTCCTCCGAGCCCCACGGCCTGGAGCCGCGGCGGCTGCCGGCGCAGGGCGGCGTGGACTCGCTGGAATACAATTACCCTGGCGACGGCCCTGCCGGCCACTTCGAGCTGCCCGTCTTCTCCCCGTCGGAGCCTGAGGGGCAGCTGCCGCACTACGGCGGCGGGCGGCAGGTGCCGGCGGGCGGCAGCTTCGCGGGGGCGCCCGCCCTGCCCCGGGCGCCGGGCATGGCCGTGGCCAAGGCGCACCCGCCGCAGCAGCACGGCGTCTTCTTCGAGCGCTTCGGGGGGGCGCGGAAGATGTCGGCCAGTCTGGAGCCGGGGGCCAACGCCAGGCACCCgctgatgcagcagcagcagcagccgccaCCACCACCGCAAGCACCGCAGCAGCCGCCGGGCTTGCTGGCCAGACAGAACTCCTGCCCGCCAGCCATCCCTAGGCAACAGCAAACAGAAGCCAACGCTCCCAACTCCAACCTGCAGGACAATGGGCCCATAATGCAGAACCAGCATGCACAGTTTGAATACCCTATTCACAGACTGGAGAACAGGAATATGCATCCCTACACCGACCCCGTGTTTAATATGCAGCACCCTCCTCCGCAACAGCCACCAAATCAAAGACTGCAGCACTTCGATGCCCCCTACGTGAGCGTCGCCAAGAGGCCGCGGTTTGACTTCCCCAACACTCCTGGCGTCGAGCGCTGTGCCTCCTGGGGCGGCGGCATGCACGGCCCGGCCATGGAGAGTCACCTTTCCCCGACGGCCTACCCTGGCCTGCCGGGCGAGTTCACCCCGCCGGCACCTGAGGCCTTTGGGGGCCCGTTGCCACACGGCGGCCCTGAGCACCCGGCACTGGCGCAGCGCCAGAACGCGGCCCTGGTGATGAAGCAGATGGCCTCGCGAAGCCAGCAGCGCCTGCGGCCGCCcagtctgcagcagctggggcaccATGGTGAGGTGGGCGCACCCGGCAGCCTGCCCCCGCCAGCCTTCGAGCGGGAGGCTGGTGGCGGCCGCAGCTTCGATGCGCCGGCGCCGCACCTGGCCCCCGACAGCGCCTGGTTCGCAGGGCCACCGCCGCCCGGGGAGCTGCTGCCGAGGCGCTTGGCAGCGCCCGGGCTACCAGCCGAGGCAGCCCCCCACGAGCTGGGCCTGCAGCCGGGTGGCCCTGCCGTGCTCTTCCGGCCGGGTGCCagtgggctggggctgcaggagcccttgCGGATGGCAGGCGAGGGGCCAGCGCAGGCCCTGCCGTCGCCCGGCGTCCATCCGCCCTTCACACCCACGATGGGTGGCCTCTCGCAGCTGCAGTCGCCAGGCAGCGGCGTGGCACTGCCCAGCGCCCCTGCTGAGCGCCGTGGCCCCGCCGACTTCGCCGCTCAGCCTGGCTTCCCCTTTGGGGCGGCAGCGCGGCAGCCGGCGGCCCACGGGGCTGCACCTGCCCTCAGCGCCTCGCCAGGTGCTTACCCACCGCCCCCGCCCGAGTTTCCCCCGCCAGCCCCACCGCGGCCCGCTGCCAGCAAGCTGGGTGCCCTCTCGCTGGGCTCCTTCAGCAAGGCGGCCAGCAAGGACAATGTCTTcgggcagagctgcctggctgccctctcCACTGCCTGCCAAAACATGATCGCGAGTCTGGGCGCTCCCAACCTCAACGTCACCTTCAACAAGAAGAGCCCGGCCGAGGCCAAGCGCAAGCTCAGCCAGGCCGAGCCTGACCCGCCACCTGCTGCCCCGGACTACTTCCCAGCAGGCCCGCCAGTAGGTGGGGGTGGCACGGGCAAAGCAGCGGGCGCTGCCCCGCTGTTGCCTGCGGAGAGCAGCCTCTCGCCCGGCTACGCGCTGGAGCCGGTGGCCGGTGGCGAGGGGAAGGCGGGTGGCGGGCGGGGTCGGGGTCGCCGGAAACGGGACAGTGGGCACGTCAGCCCCGGCACGTTTTTTGAGAAGTTCTCAGCTGCCGAGGGCGGGGGAGCCGGtgtgagcccagggcagccgGCAGTGCCGGTGGCGGCGGGGGCCccgccgggggctgcgggcgctgAGCGCGGCGGAGGCACCCCTCATGACAAGCCCCTGACCTCACCATCCTGGGGCAAGGGCAGCGAACTGTTGCTGGCGGAGCAGCCCGACCTGATGTCCTCCCTGGACAGCGGCATCCAGAGCGTGACCAAGTCGGACGGCAGCTCCCCGCACGTGGACTTTCCCGACGAGGTCAGCACCAGCTACGGCAACGAGGACGAGGTGTCCTCCAGCTCCGACAACGCCACCTCCAAGCCCACCCGTAGCCCGCTGCTGGGTGGTTCGCCCAAGCTGCCCCGTGGGGAGCACGCACTTCTCAACGGACAGAAGCCCCTGGCCCTTGGCCTTCTCAGTACATCTACCTCGACCCCCGACAGCTATGGGCTCAGCACCACGGCGGGCGCTCACCCTGGCACGCCAAGCATGGAGCAGGTGCGGACCCCCACGAGCACCTCGGCCCAGGATGAGATCCACCCCCTGGAGATCCTGCAGGCACAGATCCAGCTCCAGCGGCAGCAGTTCAGCATCTCGGAAGACCAGCCCTTGGGGTTGAAGAGCAAGAAGGGGGAGTGTGCGGGGCAGAATGGGGACAGTgacctgggcagctgctgctcggAGGGTGTCAAGGGCACCATGAGCACCATCGACCTGGACTCCCTGATGGCAGAGCACAACTCCACCTGGTACCTGCCTGGAGAGAAGGCCctgatggagggacaggaggaggacAAGCCCATGGCGCCCTGGGAGAAGCCCAAGCCCCCGAACCCCAGCAAAGAAG